Proteins co-encoded in one Synergistaceae bacterium genomic window:
- the murB gene encoding UDP-N-acetylmuramate dehydrogenase: protein MLKNYPLRELNTWNVGGCCSFFASPRSIKDAHDILLSALRGGERLYILGGGSNILVNDGHLQAVVLYTGYLNGIYIKEVTSDGIVQIEVESGFSVRKLQELAIKNGWGGLEFLTGIPGSVGGALWGNAGAQGEGFSPLVKILDTVDYDGNISILTEKDLNWNYRECPCDREKTLFITKCTLKLSKASQNVIFERMKYFAEMKKGQPLGKKTAGCVFKNPPGDSAGRLLDGAGCKGISIGGAVVSEIHANFIVNKGDATARDIFTLSERCRERVYSQYGVGLDYEIHFFGDFEKS from the coding sequence TTGCTTAAAAATTATCCGCTGCGCGAGCTCAATACATGGAATGTCGGGGGATGCTGTTCTTTTTTTGCATCACCCCGCTCAATTAAGGATGCACATGACATCCTCCTATCTGCTCTGCGCGGAGGAGAGAGGCTTTATATACTTGGAGGAGGCTCTAATATTCTTGTAAATGACGGACATTTACAGGCAGTGGTTCTGTATACCGGATATCTCAATGGGATATATATAAAAGAAGTAACTTCAGATGGCATCGTTCAGATTGAAGTTGAGTCCGGATTTTCTGTCAGAAAACTGCAGGAGCTTGCCATCAAGAATGGATGGGGAGGCCTGGAATTCCTGACCGGTATTCCGGGGAGCGTCGGGGGGGCGCTTTGGGGTAATGCAGGAGCCCAAGGCGAAGGGTTTTCCCCTCTGGTTAAAATACTTGACACCGTTGATTATGACGGCAACATAAGCATACTGACCGAAAAAGATTTGAACTGGAATTATCGCGAATGTCCATGTGACAGAGAAAAGACGCTCTTCATTACAAAATGTACTCTTAAACTTAGCAAGGCATCGCAAAATGTCATATTCGAACGTATGAAATATTTTGCCGAGATGAAAAAGGGGCAGCCGCTTGGCAAAAAAACCGCCGGCTGTGTCTTTAAAAACCCCCCAGGGGACAGCGCCGGCCGGTTGCTGGATGGCGCCGGATGTAAAGGGATCAGTATTGGCGGCGCAGTTGTATCTGAAATTCATGCTAATTTTATAGTAAATAAGGGCGATGCAACTGCCCGGGATATTTTTACGCTCAGTGAGCGATGCAGGGAACGTGTTTATTCACAATATGGGGTAGGGCTTGATTATGAAATTCATTTTTTCGGGGATTTCGAGAAAAGCTAA
- the ftsA gene encoding cell division protein FtsA — MFKKASGYLAEKEPELLAGLDLGTSKVTVVVAEREQGSDEAQIIGVGQAPSNGIRKGLIVNLDQAVRSVKQAVNDAQNMVGQDITEVTVAFGGGEVTSIRSKGMVSLGRSPRPVMQLDIERVIEAAQADVAVPANQSILHTIPVEYSLDGNVGIDDPLGMTAMRLDIQLQSVIVPTATIQNVLNCVDKAGLDVSGLIIKPLAAALGVLSPEEALAGAAVIDIGGGTTGVAVFSDGRPKHLGLISVGGDHITNDVGNVLKLPLNKAEELKREVSVFTAPEDAEEIIDFVYNTRNYRLSKLDLYEIVRCRLEELFDVLVRPEIKAADISMLPAGIILTGGVSKTEGIDAFLLDMMDLPARVSVPIDAGRMPPGRNTQEYSSAAGIIRYIIERERDPFRYLDNPLIMKNGNDAVGARQSIIPDRGIPIQTKDKIPGSGFDPFGSLKKIFRDLF; from the coding sequence TTGTTTAAGAAAGCCTCAGGTTATTTGGCAGAAAAAGAACCAGAACTGCTTGCGGGCCTCGATCTTGGTACGAGCAAAGTCACAGTTGTGGTTGCAGAGCGTGAGCAGGGCAGCGACGAAGCTCAGATTATCGGAGTCGGTCAGGCTCCCTCAAACGGGATAAGAAAAGGTCTCATTGTGAACCTTGATCAGGCCGTTCGTTCGGTTAAGCAGGCCGTCAACGATGCACAAAACATGGTTGGTCAGGACATAACGGAGGTAACTGTCGCTTTCGGGGGGGGAGAAGTGACAAGTATACGCTCTAAGGGCATGGTTTCTCTTGGGCGCAGCCCGCGGCCGGTAATGCAGCTTGACATTGAACGTGTGATTGAAGCTGCTCAGGCAGATGTGGCTGTCCCTGCTAATCAAAGCATTCTGCATACGATACCGGTCGAATATTCACTTGATGGTAATGTCGGGATAGATGATCCTCTCGGCATGACGGCGATGAGACTTGATATACAGCTACAGTCCGTTATAGTCCCTACTGCTACCATTCAGAATGTGCTGAACTGTGTCGACAAGGCCGGTCTTGATGTTTCAGGGCTTATTATAAAGCCACTGGCTGCGGCGCTCGGAGTTCTTTCTCCGGAAGAGGCCCTTGCCGGTGCGGCTGTGATAGATATCGGGGGCGGCACGACCGGCGTTGCCGTATTCTCAGATGGGAGGCCGAAACACCTTGGCCTTATTTCGGTCGGCGGAGATCATATCACGAATGATGTCGGCAATGTTCTTAAACTCCCGCTAAATAAGGCAGAAGAATTAAAAAGAGAGGTATCTGTCTTTACAGCCCCCGAGGATGCAGAAGAAATAATTGATTTTGTCTACAACACACGAAACTATAGACTCTCAAAACTTGACCTGTACGAAATTGTCAGATGCCGGTTAGAGGAACTTTTTGACGTCCTTGTAAGGCCTGAGATAAAAGCAGCCGATATTTCAATGCTGCCTGCCGGGATCATACTTACAGGAGGTGTTTCCAAAACTGAGGGCATAGATGCATTTCTGCTGGATATGATGGATCTTCCGGCGCGCGTGTCTGTCCCCATAGATGCCGGACGTATGCCGCCGGGGAGGAACACGCAGGAATATTCATCTGCTGCCGGGATTATCCGATATATAATAGAAAGGGAAAGGGATCCGTTCCGTTACCTTGATAATCCGCTCATTATGAAAAACGGCAATGATGCCGTCGGCGCCAGGCAGTCGATAATACCCGATAGGGGAATACCGATCCAGACAAAAGATAAAATTCCCGGCAGCGGCTTCGATCCTTTCGGCAGTCTTAAAAAAATATTTCGTGATTTGTTTTGA
- the ftsZ gene encoding cell division protein FtsZ, with amino-acid sequence MSEIFQLDKSNYPTREIIKVIGVGGAGNNALNHIIRGGICGVEFIAANTDVAHLELSEAPSRIILGKELTKGLGAGSDPEIGCKSAQESREEIRAAIEGADMVFIAAGMGGGTGTGAAPVIASLARDAGSLVVAVVTRPFMFEGRRRIAQAESGIIQLRDKVDALIVIPNDRLLSITDKKTSINDAFRLADGVLHQAVQGVTDLILRPGLVNVDFADVKTIMSNAGTAIMGIGEGYGEKRAATAAYNAINSPLMETRMSGAKGILFNITGGANVGIHEVEEATRIITEAADEDAFIIWGHLFDPEMEDSIQITVIATGFDSSDINKQDKTIPDVPIITNSNLNISAVKNLNMFTSGKSSGVTHNTTAGQVFRPVIKAEKPPVSSEVIQDIRGEEPTFESEARHVIKKSSFDQGVAVIKQPRAAISQPMTSAEEDLFKGSGVPVDQYDIPAYIRRRRKS; translated from the coding sequence ATGTCAGAAATATTCCAGCTTGATAAATCAAACTATCCCACAAGGGAAATCATAAAGGTCATAGGAGTAGGCGGTGCCGGAAACAATGCCCTTAACCATATAATCAGGGGCGGCATATGCGGTGTGGAGTTTATTGCTGCGAATACGGATGTGGCGCATCTGGAGCTGTCAGAGGCCCCCTCGAGGATCATACTTGGCAAAGAGCTTACAAAGGGTCTGGGGGCCGGATCTGACCCTGAGATCGGCTGTAAATCGGCACAGGAATCCAGGGAGGAAATCCGTGCGGCAATTGAAGGAGCAGATATGGTCTTTATAGCTGCCGGAATGGGCGGCGGTACCGGGACCGGAGCGGCACCGGTGATTGCATCTCTGGCAAGGGATGCCGGTTCGCTCGTTGTTGCGGTCGTCACACGGCCGTTCATGTTTGAGGGCAGGAGACGTATAGCTCAGGCAGAATCAGGCATAATACAGCTCAGGGATAAAGTGGACGCACTTATTGTCATTCCGAACGACAGGCTGCTGAGCATTACTGATAAAAAAACTTCAATAAATGATGCGTTCCGTCTTGCGGACGGAGTCCTCCATCAGGCAGTGCAGGGGGTAACAGACCTTATACTGCGCCCTGGACTGGTAAATGTTGACTTTGCCGACGTTAAGACGATAATGTCGAACGCCGGGACGGCAATTATGGGAATAGGAGAGGGCTACGGAGAAAAACGCGCTGCCACTGCAGCCTACAATGCTATAAACAGTCCTCTGATGGAGACCAGGATGAGCGGTGCAAAGGGAATACTTTTTAACATCACAGGCGGGGCAAACGTAGGGATCCACGAGGTTGAAGAGGCTACCAGAATAATAACAGAGGCGGCAGATGAAGATGCATTTATTATCTGGGGGCATCTTTTTGACCCAGAGATGGAGGATTCTATTCAGATTACGGTCATAGCAACCGGTTTTGACTCTTCTGACATAAATAAACAGGACAAAACAATTCCTGATGTACCTATAATTACAAACAGCAATCTTAATATTTCTGCTGTCAAGAATTTAAACATGTTTACGTCCGGAAAATCATCTGGTGTCACGCACAATACTACAGCAGGACAGGTTTTCCGTCCGGTAATAAAGGCAGAAAAGCCGCCGGTATCATCAGAAGTCATACAAGACATAAGGGGAGAGGAGCCGACATTTGAGAGCGAGGCTCGCCATGTTATAAAAAAATCCTCTTTTGATCAGGGTGTTGCTGTGATAAAGCAGCCTCGCGCGGCAATTTCTCAGCCGATGACCTCGGCAGAGGAAGATCTCTTTAAGGGCAGCGGTGTTCCTGTTGACCAATATGATATTCCCGCCTATATCAGACGGAGGCGTAAATCCTGA
- a CDS encoding B12-binding domain-containing radical SAM protein, giving the protein MFYPADYSIGASNLGIHYVFRLLRESGVAVERFFAEPIPYRSVDADTLLERFPIITAGVSYEAGADVFFRWLHGAHVPLMPADRAAGGYPVIGAGGAMTYINPLILSGVCDFIVLGDALDVLPHMTDCLRRYMSGGDRKLLWEELAGHPSILVPPIHLSCGGTMAKRITGRCLPLDSTYPMYNSWVTPKSVFGNSLLLELQRGCIRNCSYCTLPGCFGKMRSRGFGTIKKELDKVLEITSVQKIGLVTPEAGDYADMDQLLEYLEIKNMNVSFASLRLDRLTEKMLAALIRGGRHSITVAPETGSDDLRFSCGKKFTNELILEKLSLAKAMGIDQVKLYFMVGLPEENEEHISAISKLCSSVIEETGQNLILSVNPFVPKPGTQWMKAPFVGISEIRKKYRRIASEIRSIGKKAPQMRFTSPKEAETEFDLTWYGYFDSINLAKEISSGQKNKNAHSSRDKTLLELDSLR; this is encoded by the coding sequence TTGTTTTATCCGGCGGATTATTCAATAGGGGCATCTAATCTTGGCATCCATTATGTTTTCAGACTCCTCAGAGAGTCGGGTGTGGCGGTTGAACGTTTTTTTGCGGAGCCCATACCTTATCGCTCAGTTGATGCTGACACGCTGCTGGAGCGATTCCCCATAATAACTGCCGGAGTGTCGTATGAGGCCGGAGCTGATGTTTTCTTCAGGTGGCTCCACGGAGCACATGTCCCGCTTATGCCCGCTGACAGGGCGGCCGGAGGTTATCCGGTGATTGGGGCAGGCGGGGCGATGACTTATATAAACCCGCTTATCCTCTCCGGCGTATGTGATTTTATCGTACTTGGGGATGCCCTGGATGTACTTCCGCACATGACCGACTGTCTGAGACGCTACATGTCCGGCGGAGACAGGAAATTATTATGGGAGGAGCTGGCGGGACATCCTTCGATCCTTGTACCTCCAATTCATCTTTCCTGCGGGGGCACCATGGCAAAGAGGATTACAGGAAGGTGTCTGCCTCTTGATTCAACCTACCCTATGTACAACAGCTGGGTCACGCCCAAGAGCGTGTTTGGGAACTCGTTGCTTTTGGAACTCCAAAGAGGCTGCATAAGGAACTGTTCTTACTGTACTCTACCCGGATGTTTTGGAAAAATGAGATCACGCGGTTTTGGGACTATTAAAAAAGAGCTGGACAAAGTGCTTGAGATAACATCCGTGCAGAAGATAGGGCTTGTTACTCCTGAAGCCGGGGATTATGCCGACATGGATCAGCTGCTTGAATATCTTGAGATAAAAAACATGAACGTTTCTTTTGCTTCTTTGAGGCTTGACCGGTTGACTGAAAAAATGTTAGCCGCACTTATCAGAGGAGGCCGACACAGCATAACGGTAGCACCTGAGACAGGAAGCGACGATTTAAGGTTTTCCTGCGGGAAAAAATTTACAAATGAACTGATACTTGAAAAGCTTTCCCTTGCCAAAGCAATGGGCATTGATCAGGTAAAACTCTATTTTATGGTTGGTCTGCCGGAAGAAAATGAAGAACATATTTCCGCCATCAGCAAACTTTGTAGTTCCGTAATTGAGGAAACAGGGCAAAATCTTATATTATCTGTAAACCCGTTTGTACCGAAACCCGGTACCCAATGGATGAAAGCCCCTTTTGTAGGGATTTCCGAAATACGTAAAAAATACAGAAGAATTGCATCAGAGATCCGCAGTATAGGCAAAAAAGCTCCGCAGATGAGATTTACGAGCCCTAAAGAGGCCGAAACTGAGTTTGATCTTACATGGTACGGATATTTTGACAGTATTAATCTGGCAAAAGAGATAAGCTCCGGACAAAAAAATAAAAATGCACATTCCAGCAGAGACAAAACACTGTTAGAATTAGACAGTCTCAGGTAG
- a CDS encoding SPOR domain-containing protein gives MVTRKTHNYKERKPMATFGQFILPLAALMALALLFFSVKLFFLDPNDASMPIENQIATEQPRSNDDKKNEVAPTGQTIVKKEEKKTSPVVIAKPVDANKSEVKQETKAIPTDIKQEKIPPKTTIQQNTAKTGTVQPASVKQQPSASLEEKGAGRWDVQIGGFSSKNNAQQIFEKAKEQGYDVYMIESVFNNAPFYKVRVKGANNKDDAQKISSKLQEKGYPVYLVEIK, from the coding sequence ATGGTAACAAGAAAAACGCACAACTACAAAGAAAGGAAGCCAATGGCTACTTTTGGACAGTTTATATTGCCGTTGGCAGCGCTTATGGCTTTAGCACTTCTGTTTTTCAGTGTTAAATTATTCTTTCTTGATCCGAACGATGCATCGATGCCGATCGAAAATCAGATCGCGACCGAGCAGCCTCGGTCAAATGATGATAAAAAGAATGAGGTGGCTCCAACAGGGCAGACGATCGTAAAGAAAGAAGAGAAGAAAACTTCCCCTGTCGTTATTGCAAAGCCTGTTGATGCAAATAAGTCAGAGGTAAAACAGGAAACGAAAGCTATTCCGACAGATATAAAACAGGAAAAAATACCGCCTAAAACAACAATTCAGCAGAATACAGCCAAGACAGGCACAGTTCAACCGGCGTCTGTAAAGCAACAGCCATCTGCTTCTTTAGAAGAAAAGGGGGCTGGGCGCTGGGATGTACAGATAGGCGGTTTTTCATCTAAAAACAATGCGCAACAGATTTTTGAAAAAGCTAAAGAACAAGGATATGATGTTTATATGATTGAATCTGTGTTCAATAATGCACCCTTTTACAAGGTTCGCGTAAAAGGCGCGAATAACAAAGATGATGCACAGAAAATATCGTCCAAACTTCAGGAAAAGGGATATCCCGTATATCTTGTCGAAATAAAATAA
- a CDS encoding molybdopterin molybdotransferase MoeA yields the protein MAGFVKEVTPRLQALEYVSGSLCFPWDTNLRVIPLENSIGRRLSNAQLSDMPYPPYTRSLRDGYAVRSSDVSAATYGTPTFLNKIGEVTMGIIPDVLISSGEAAAIPTGGVLPEGTDSVVMLEDTCLTGGWVEVRKGVQSGENIIKAGEEIKVGEQILGRGDIVDFRSVSLLATLGINKVSTVDLRINLLSTGDEIVPVEVSPLPPGCIRDANGLSLCAMLQRYGFASEYRGIVSDDGVLFEKRVADELADCDVLVLSGGSSVGVRDHCSRVLESLPSPGLLVRGVNIVPGKPTLIAGCYDKKKLVVSLPGHPLSCLTAAYVILIPLLLLLIGAENETHGNRLFLELAKDLTARSGPEEFTPCCIKADGRVSPLLAKSGYVSGLTSADGLIRIPEDRETMRAGDIVEVWTW from the coding sequence ATGGCAGGTTTTGTAAAAGAGGTGACACCAAGGCTACAGGCACTGGAATATGTGTCTGGATCTCTCTGTTTTCCCTGGGATACGAATCTCCGTGTGATCCCTCTGGAAAATTCAATAGGGAGAAGACTTTCCAATGCACAGTTATCCGATATGCCTTATCCACCTTATACCAGAAGCCTGCGTGATGGGTATGCCGTACGGAGTTCGGATGTATCGGCGGCCACATATGGTACGCCAACCTTTCTGAACAAGATCGGCGAAGTTACAATGGGAATAATTCCAGATGTCCTTATTTCTAGCGGAGAAGCGGCGGCTATTCCGACCGGAGGCGTTTTGCCTGAGGGCACGGATTCAGTTGTTATGCTTGAGGATACTTGTCTTACGGGCGGTTGGGTCGAAGTACGCAAAGGCGTGCAGTCAGGTGAAAATATTATAAAAGCCGGAGAAGAGATAAAAGTCGGAGAACAGATACTCGGGAGAGGAGATATTGTTGATTTCCGCTCTGTCAGCCTGCTTGCGACTCTTGGAATAAATAAGGTCTCCACGGTGGACCTTCGAATAAATCTACTCAGCACAGGTGATGAGATCGTACCGGTGGAGGTTTCTCCGTTGCCGCCAGGTTGTATAAGGGATGCCAATGGATTGTCTTTGTGCGCGATGCTGCAGCGTTATGGATTTGCCTCGGAATACCGCGGGATAGTCTCCGACGATGGCGTACTTTTTGAGAAAAGAGTTGCTGATGAGCTTGCGGATTGTGACGTGCTTGTCTTGAGCGGAGGGTCGTCTGTGGGCGTCAGGGATCATTGCTCCAGAGTGCTGGAATCATTGCCTTCGCCCGGACTTCTTGTCCGTGGTGTAAATATAGTGCCGGGCAAACCGACTCTTATAGCAGGCTGTTATGATAAAAAGAAACTTGTCGTGAGTCTGCCCGGACATCCTTTGTCTTGCCTTACGGCAGCTTATGTCATTCTTATTCCTCTTTTGCTGCTGCTTATAGGTGCGGAGAATGAAACGCATGGAAACAGGTTATTTCTTGAGCTTGCAAAAGATCTGACTGCCAGATCGGGCCCGGAGGAATTTACTCCGTGTTGTATAAAGGCTGATGGGAGGGTCTCTCCTCTTCTTGCGAAATCAGGGTATGTATCCGGGTTGACGTCAGCTGACGGGCTGATCAGAATACCTGAGGATCGTGAAACGATGAGAGCCGGAGATATCGTGGAGGTGTGGACATGGTAA
- a CDS encoding molybdopterin biosynthesis protein MoeA has protein sequence MVTKYPEHISLEDAWVLLQAAFKDKQKEFGTEADISDSLGLVLSCDITARRNVPHYAASAVDGYAMDASCTITASQATPVSLLPDKYVWVNTGADIPSWANSVLMVEDSSIEGDRLFVFKTLTPSANVRPLGEDVMAGQIIAREGDIVSPALISLFLCAAIERVPVIRKPRTLFIPTGDEIISKESWLSDPKPKSGTVAESNSMFIKASFRQWGFDIDISPIIPDNAEILKKKVEDGVKNYDIVLVGAGSAKGRRDHTLKVFEETGEVLFRWLRMKPGRPAMAASVEGKPVICLPGFPMSTAVVLWSLVYPLLNLLSFKNNDYWTLLKDAVGCRDTWHTKLLVQHSSPAGIQEWLRVKTARVGDNTYSWALTSGASVLWALAEADGIALLAPSALECEKDTDVSVWMTRDVDLDKRILFQGSDDPAIQLLVTPIRRRGGDFVSRAVGSMGGLAALSRGECHLAAAHLLDERDGTYNDRFIEHFADGRRWKRFLVFYRTQGIIVQSGNPNNIHSFEDFCKGDYIFANRQPGAGTRVLFDHCLKQMGKPPSEIRGYEQQCITHMEAANRVYTGLADATLGIKSAADALGLDFIPIAEEPYELVIPAEHMGHPTIAALLDSLKDEEWRNTVERMGGYRWPS, from the coding sequence ATGGTAACCAAATACCCTGAACATATATCTCTTGAAGATGCATGGGTGCTTCTTCAGGCTGCTTTCAAGGATAAGCAGAAAGAATTCGGTACAGAGGCAGATATTTCAGATTCTCTCGGGCTTGTCCTTTCTTGTGATATAACAGCAAGAAGAAATGTCCCGCACTATGCCGCATCCGCTGTGGACGGCTATGCCATGGATGCCTCCTGTACTATAACAGCGTCGCAGGCGACCCCTGTCTCACTTCTTCCTGATAAATATGTATGGGTGAACACAGGTGCTGATATACCTTCGTGGGCAAATTCAGTGCTGATGGTTGAAGATTCATCAATAGAAGGAGACAGGCTTTTTGTTTTCAAGACCCTTACACCTTCTGCAAATGTGCGTCCTCTCGGGGAAGATGTGATGGCGGGGCAGATAATCGCGAGGGAAGGAGATATCGTCTCTCCGGCGCTTATATCTCTCTTTCTGTGCGCGGCTATCGAAAGAGTTCCTGTGATACGCAAGCCAAGGACGCTTTTTATTCCTACGGGAGATGAGATAATATCGAAAGAAAGCTGGCTTTCGGATCCAAAACCCAAATCAGGGACAGTGGCAGAGAGTAATTCTATGTTTATTAAAGCGTCGTTCAGGCAGTGGGGGTTTGATATCGACATATCACCGATCATTCCCGACAACGCGGAAATACTTAAGAAAAAGGTCGAAGATGGAGTCAAAAATTACGATATAGTACTGGTGGGCGCCGGTTCCGCCAAGGGTCGCAGGGATCACACTCTGAAGGTATTTGAAGAAACAGGGGAAGTACTTTTCCGATGGCTCAGGATGAAGCCCGGGCGGCCTGCGATGGCTGCCAGTGTGGAAGGTAAACCTGTAATATGTCTTCCCGGATTCCCGATGTCCACGGCAGTAGTTCTATGGAGTCTGGTCTATCCTTTGCTGAACCTTCTTTCATTCAAAAATAATGATTACTGGACCTTGTTGAAAGATGCTGTCGGATGCAGGGATACATGGCATACTAAACTGCTGGTCCAACATTCATCTCCCGCAGGTATCCAGGAATGGCTGAGAGTCAAGACTGCCAGAGTGGGGGACAACACATACAGCTGGGCTCTCACGTCAGGTGCAAGCGTCCTATGGGCTTTGGCCGAAGCGGATGGGATTGCCCTTCTGGCGCCGTCAGCGCTTGAATGTGAAAAAGATACCGATGTCTCTGTGTGGATGACGCGTGATGTGGATCTGGATAAACGCATACTTTTTCAAGGGTCCGATGACCCGGCAATACAGCTTCTTGTAACACCCATCAGACGCAGGGGCGGAGATTTTGTCTCCAGGGCTGTTGGCAGCATGGGCGGGCTTGCCGCCCTGAGCAGGGGAGAGTGTCATCTCGCGGCTGCGCATCTTCTGGATGAAAGAGATGGAACATACAACGACAGATTCATTGAACATTTTGCGGACGGGCGCAGATGGAAGCGTTTTCTGGTCTTTTATCGCACGCAGGGTATAATCGTACAGTCAGGAAATCCAAATAACATACACAGTTTTGAGGATTTCTGCAAAGGAGATTATATATTCGCAAACAGACAGCCGGGTGCCGGCACCCGAGTGCTTTTTGACCATTGCCTGAAGCAGATGGGGAAGCCTCCTTCGGAGATAAGGGGATATGAGCAGCAGTGTATAACGCATATGGAAGCCGCAAACAGAGTATATACAGGTCTTGCAGATGCAACGCTTGGAATAAAATCTGCGGCTGATGCTCTCGGCCTGGATTTCATCCCTATCGCAGAAGAACCTTACGAACTTGTCATACCGGCTGAGCACATGGGACACCCTACTATTGCCGCGTTGCTTGACAGTCTTAAGGATGAGGAGTGGAGAAATACAGTCGAAAGAATGGGAGGATACAGATGGCCGAGCTGA
- the moaA gene encoding GTP 3',8-cyclase MoaA, whose amino-acid sequence MAELIDAYGRRLNYVRISVTDRCNFRCTYCMPPEGVKCLAHSDIMRYEEISLLCGALWDLGVRKFRFTGGEPLVRKDLVPFLTKLTEQLPGIKIALTTNGSLLGQYAESLAEIKLHSLNISLDTLNAEKFASITRLGSLDAVIEGIRAASKAGIRNIKLNAVLIRGFNDGEIGDLLRFSKEEGLLLRIIEFMPLEDGVWNKSSFISGREILQMLPEADHWLQENRHFTEDGPANYYRNEKSGDTIGIIAAVSNHFCPNCNRLRVSASGNLRLCLFSAAEISLRPFLVSGDTEGVKKIIIESIINKPRCWDDIRTGQLHMSGIGG is encoded by the coding sequence ATGGCCGAGCTGATTGACGCTTACGGACGGCGTCTGAATTATGTACGCATATCCGTGACTGACAGATGTAATTTCCGATGCACTTACTGTATGCCGCCGGAAGGAGTTAAATGTCTGGCTCACAGTGATATCATGCGCTATGAGGAGATATCGCTGCTATGCGGGGCCTTATGGGATCTTGGCGTCCGTAAGTTCAGATTCACAGGCGGAGAGCCTCTTGTGAGGAAGGATTTGGTCCCGTTTCTTACCAAATTGACGGAGCAATTACCGGGAATAAAGATCGCACTTACCACTAACGGTTCTTTGTTGGGGCAGTATGCCGAGTCATTGGCGGAAATAAAATTACATTCATTAAACATAAGCCTTGATACTCTCAATGCTGAAAAATTTGCATCTATCACAAGATTGGGTAGCCTTGATGCGGTTATCGAAGGAATAAGGGCCGCATCAAAGGCCGGGATCAGAAACATAAAGCTCAACGCCGTGCTCATCAGAGGATTCAACGATGGCGAGATTGGAGATCTGCTGCGTTTTTCAAAGGAAGAGGGGCTCCTCCTCAGGATCATAGAATTTATGCCTCTTGAGGATGGCGTATGGAATAAGAGTTCTTTCATAAGCGGCAGAGAAATATTGCAGATGCTTCCGGAAGCCGATCATTGGCTGCAGGAGAACAGACATTTTACGGAGGATGGCCCGGCTAATTATTACCGGAACGAGAAAAGCGGAGATACAATCGGCATAATAGCCGCTGTTTCAAATCATTTTTGTCCAAATTGCAACAGACTGAGGGTCTCTGCTTCAGGAAATCTGCGGCTCTGCCTTTTCAGCGCCGCAGAGATATCTCTGCGGCCGTTTCTTGTCAGTGGAGATACTGAGGGTGTTAAAAAAATAATTATTGAAAGCATTATAAATAAACCGCGCTGCTGGGACGACATAAGGACCGGTCAGCTTCATATGTCTGGTATCGGGGGCTGA
- the moaC gene encoding cyclic pyranopterin monophosphate synthase MoaC codes for MAEYTHFDREGRPTLVDVSGKPVTNRTAWAEGWIDLPDVIFQTVSSGNVKKGDPFPIAEIAGIIGAKKTSELVPLCHNIRLDNVSVKCELVSESMSVRITCKATANEVTGVEMEALTGVSVAALCFYDMCKGLDKGMVIRDIRLLKKTGGKSGEWTAEKGYSA; via the coding sequence ATGGCTGAATACACTCATTTTGACAGAGAAGGACGTCCGACTCTGGTAGACGTAAGCGGGAAGCCCGTCACAAACCGTACCGCATGGGCCGAGGGATGGATAGACCTGCCGGATGTTATTTTTCAAACTGTCTCCTCAGGCAATGTAAAGAAGGGGGATCCTTTCCCCATAGCTGAGATTGCCGGGATAATTGGAGCAAAGAAGACATCAGAACTTGTTCCGTTATGCCATAACATCAGGCTTGATAATGTCAGCGTGAAATGTGAGCTCGTAAGTGAAAGCATGTCGGTCCGCATAACCTGCAAGGCAACGGCAAACGAAGTGACCGGAGTTGAAATGGAAGCATTGACAGGTGTTTCGGTTGCAGCTCTTTGTTTTTACGATATGTGCAAGGGGCTTGACAAGGGAATGGTCATACGTGACATTCGGCTGTTGAAAAAAACAGGCGGCAAGAGCGGTGAATGGACCGCTGAGAAGGGGTATTCTGCATGA